Proteins encoded together in one Impatiens glandulifera chromosome 1, dImpGla2.1, whole genome shotgun sequence window:
- the LOC124921599 gene encoding probable WRKY transcription factor 30, whose translation MEKATLISELNLGRELAEELKKQLNHHQLCESLLQKIVSSYDKAISMINCVISPSSPELRQANSNGCSRKRKALSDPDILASNKRKKMQKWSQLVRASEGAGILDGFSWRKYGQKDIHGANFPRAYYRCTHRHVQGCLATKQVQRSDEDLSLFEVTYKGRHTCIQSKVPKMVLKLEHGDEDGEGVVGIQETLETGIDLIGDGDQLSMFSSNEILETLTVEPKKEERLMVKHCSSPFDSPKNFDSVVDCFQFPSFPSFETEQFFEGLDYDTRKMCDWSEFDGFGFDVNLSVDILDFL comes from the exons ATGGAAAAAGCAACTCTGATCAGTGAGCTAAATTTAGGAAGAGAATTAGCAGAGGAGTTGAAGAAACAGCTCAATCATCATCAATTATGTGAATCCCTCCTTCAAAAGATTGTTTCTTCATATGACAAAGCAATTTCAATGATCAATTGTGTTATTTCACCTTCTTCGCCGGAGCTCCGGCAAGCTAATTCAAATGGTTGTAGTCGGAAGAGAAAGGCTTTATCTGATCCAGACATTCTTGCTTCCAATAAGAG AAAGAAAATGCAGAAATGGAGTCAACTAGTGAGAGCTAGTGAAGGAGCAGGGATTCTTGATGGGTTTAGTTGGAGAAAATATGGCCAGAAGGATATTCATGGAGCTAATTTCCCAag agCATATTATCGATGCACTCATAGACACGTCCAAGGTTGCTTGGCCACGAAACAAGTTCAGAGATCGGATGAAGACCTTTCATTGTTTGAGGTCACATACAAGGGTAGGCACACATGTATTCAATCCAAGGTTCCAAAAATGGTGTTAAAACTTGAACACGGAGATGAGGATGGAGAAGGAGTAGTTGGAATTCAAGAAACCTTAGAGACGGGTATTGATCTTATTGGAGATGGGGATCAACTGTCGATGTTTTCTTCTAATGAAATACTCGAAACATTGACGGTGGAACCGAAAAAGGAAGAAAGATTGATGGTGAAACATTGTTCATCTCCGTTTGATTCCCCCAAGAATTTTGATTCGGTTGTTGATTGTTTCCAATTTCCATCGTTCCCGAGCTTTGAGACGGAACAATTCTTCGAAGGATTGGATTATGACACGAGGAAAATGTGTGACTGGTCTGAGTTTGACGGGTTTGGATTCGACGTGAATTTATCAGTTGACATCCTTGATTTTTTATGA